A region of Paractinoplanes abujensis DNA encodes the following proteins:
- a CDS encoding TetR/AcrR family transcriptional regulator, with amino-acid sequence MTRTADRPAQGEALSRAVWDVLAQQGLEKLTVRAVAAAAGCTTGLVMHRFPNRRALLLHARELLHEKSRARVDALEADAASPREALRAVLHRGLATDPETVTDSVVWVGFLAAAVSDDELIAMHRRHNRSWRERVERLVATAAPEWPRERVEPVALGLIAMAEGVAAFAAADPSHYPAAEQERMLDAALTSYGLGISGDFVERLGQRVEV; translated from the coding sequence ATGACTAGGACGGCGGATCGGCCGGCTCAGGGGGAAGCGCTGTCGCGCGCGGTGTGGGACGTGCTGGCGCAGCAGGGTCTGGAGAAGTTGACCGTGCGGGCGGTGGCCGCGGCCGCCGGGTGCACGACCGGGCTGGTCATGCACCGCTTCCCCAACCGGCGCGCGCTGCTGCTGCACGCGCGTGAGCTGCTGCACGAGAAGAGCCGGGCGCGCGTCGACGCCCTCGAGGCCGACGCCGCCTCGCCGCGGGAGGCGCTGCGGGCGGTCCTCCACCGGGGGCTCGCGACCGACCCCGAGACCGTCACCGACAGCGTCGTCTGGGTGGGTTTTCTGGCCGCCGCGGTGTCGGACGACGAGCTGATCGCGATGCACCGGCGCCACAACCGGTCGTGGCGGGAACGGGTCGAGCGGCTGGTCGCGACGGCCGCCCCGGAGTGGCCGCGCGAGCGGGTCGAGCCGGTGGCGCTGGGCCTGATCGCGATGGCCGAGGGTGTGGCCGCGTTCGCCGCCGCCGACCCGTCGCACTATCCCGCAGCCGAGCAGGAACGCATGCTTGATGCGGCCCTCACCTCGTACGGGCTAGGCATCTCCGGCGATTTTGTTGAGCGTCTTGGCCAGCGCGTCGAGGTCTAG
- a CDS encoding long-chain-fatty-acid--CoA ligase — translation MTQLSLATVLAESARKYPDKIAVIDSLTTERITYRDLWQQTLAYAGGLQSLGIGPGDVVAIQIPNLADFPRVYYAVLAAGATIVPMHLLLTPEENAFVLQDSGAKLLIAHSSQLENATAAARIAGVKIASVGPPVPGIDRLEEAGEKPLKRYVSREAEDVAVVFYTSGTTGKPKGALLTHLNLVMNTMVNVFDIHDLNDDDIVMGCLPLFHTFGQTVGMNGTFRLGGTIVLMARFTGEAAIQLMVRENVTIFHGVPTMYIGLLEAAAKADTLPQLRLCVSGGASLPVAVLEKFTETFHATIYEGYGLSETSPTATTNQPAFGAKPGTIGHPIWGVEVEIARAEVDERIELLDDGELGEIVIRGHNVFAGYLNNPEATAEAVVDGWFRTGDLGVKDADGFISIVDRKKDLVIRGGFNVYPREVEEALARHPAVQQVAVIGVPDPVHGEEICAVVVPDPGGVTAEELIDWSREKLGKHKYPRQIRFAETLPLGPSFKVLKRELRKTYGSGQQGG, via the coding sequence ATGACGCAACTGTCGCTCGCCACCGTCCTGGCGGAGTCGGCCCGGAAATATCCCGACAAAATTGCCGTAATAGACAGCTTGACCACCGAGCGGATCACCTATCGCGACCTGTGGCAACAGACCTTGGCGTACGCGGGAGGTCTGCAGAGCCTCGGCATCGGACCCGGTGACGTGGTCGCGATCCAGATCCCCAACCTCGCCGACTTTCCCCGTGTCTACTACGCGGTGCTGGCGGCGGGCGCCACGATCGTCCCGATGCACCTGCTCCTGACCCCTGAGGAAAACGCGTTCGTCCTCCAGGACAGTGGCGCAAAGCTGCTCATCGCACACTCCAGCCAGCTGGAGAACGCAACGGCGGCCGCCAGGATCGCAGGAGTGAAGATCGCCTCGGTCGGTCCGCCCGTACCGGGAATTGACCGTCTGGAGGAAGCGGGGGAGAAACCGCTCAAAAGGTACGTCAGTCGCGAGGCCGAGGACGTGGCGGTCGTCTTCTACACGAGCGGCACCACCGGCAAACCCAAGGGCGCCCTGCTCACCCACCTCAACCTCGTGATGAACACGATGGTCAACGTCTTCGACATCCACGACCTCAACGACGACGACATCGTGATGGGCTGCCTGCCGCTGTTCCACACCTTCGGCCAGACCGTAGGCATGAACGGCACGTTCCGGCTGGGCGGCACGATAGTGCTGATGGCCCGTTTCACCGGCGAGGCCGCGATCCAGCTGATGGTCCGCGAGAACGTGACGATCTTCCACGGCGTCCCGACGATGTACATCGGCCTGCTCGAGGCCGCGGCCAAGGCCGACACCCTGCCCCAGCTGCGGCTCTGCGTGTCGGGCGGCGCGTCGCTGCCGGTGGCCGTGCTGGAGAAGTTCACCGAGACCTTCCACGCGACGATCTACGAGGGCTACGGGCTGTCCGAGACCTCACCCACGGCGACCACCAACCAGCCCGCGTTCGGCGCCAAGCCGGGCACGATCGGGCATCCGATCTGGGGTGTCGAGGTGGAGATCGCGCGGGCTGAGGTCGACGAGCGGATCGAGCTGCTCGACGACGGCGAGCTGGGCGAGATCGTGATCCGGGGGCACAACGTGTTCGCCGGCTACCTCAACAACCCTGAGGCCACGGCGGAGGCGGTCGTCGACGGCTGGTTCCGTACGGGGGATCTCGGGGTCAAGGACGCGGACGGCTTCATCTCGATCGTGGACCGCAAGAAGGACCTGGTGATCCGGGGCGGTTTCAACGTGTATCCGCGTGAGGTGGAGGAGGCGCTGGCCCGGCACCCGGCCGTGCAGCAGGTGGCCGTGATCGGCGTGCCTGACCCGGTGCACGGCGAGGAGATCTGCGCGGTGGTCGTGCCCGACCCGGGCGGTGTCACTGCCGAGGAACTGATCGACTGGTCGCGCGAGAAGCTCGGCAAGCACAAATATCCGCGGCAGATCCGGTTCGCCGAGACGCTCCCGCTGGGGCCCAGTTTCAAGGTGCTCAAGCGTGAGCTGCGCAAGACGTACGGGTCAGGTCAGCAGGGCGGGTAG
- a CDS encoding 4a-hydroxytetrahydrobiopterin dehydratase, translated as MRVRRQRVKTSDYLSDALTLLSGWERDGVQIKRELACDDSQHAALTERIKVAADTLRIRPSIRRTNGHTQICLGDRDGDAITDGEVTLAARIEDFYRTVTAPHSS; from the coding sequence ATGCGGGTCAGAAGACAGCGGGTCAAGACTTCCGACTACCTCAGCGACGCGCTGACGCTGCTCAGCGGCTGGGAACGCGACGGTGTCCAGATCAAGCGCGAACTGGCGTGCGACGACAGTCAGCATGCCGCATTGACGGAACGGATCAAGGTGGCGGCGGACACACTTCGCATACGCCCGTCGATCCGGCGAACCAACGGTCACACTCAGATCTGTCTGGGTGACCGCGACGGCGACGCCATCACTGATGGTGAGGTTACCCTCGCGGCTCGGATCGAGGACTTCTACCGTACGGTGACGGCTCCGCATAGCTCTTGA
- a CDS encoding DUF6886 family protein — MRPAAGEVLHFSEDPTITRFVPHVAPTSAEAEAYVWAVGFDRAPDYWFPRQCPRAMAWVVDGTSDVDRERIVGAGCGVRVHAVEFGWLEAMRTVKLFAYRLPAQPFRPIASPGSAPHAMVATEAVEPLGPPGPVGDLFALHAEAGIQLRVLGNLWSFWDEVTASTLDFSGIRLRNAQPRPAAR, encoded by the coding sequence ATGCGTCCTGCGGCTGGTGAGGTTCTGCATTTCAGTGAGGATCCGACTATCACGCGGTTCGTGCCGCATGTGGCACCGACGTCGGCGGAGGCGGAGGCGTACGTCTGGGCTGTCGGGTTTGATCGTGCGCCCGATTACTGGTTTCCCCGGCAGTGTCCGCGGGCCATGGCCTGGGTGGTCGACGGCACGTCCGATGTGGATCGGGAACGGATCGTCGGGGCCGGGTGCGGGGTGCGGGTGCACGCGGTCGAGTTCGGGTGGCTGGAGGCGATGCGTACGGTGAAGCTGTTTGCCTATCGGTTGCCGGCGCAGCCGTTCCGGCCGATCGCGTCTCCGGGGTCGGCGCCGCATGCGATGGTCGCCACCGAGGCGGTGGAGCCGTTGGGCCCGCCCGGCCCGGTGGGCGACCTGTTCGCGCTGCACGCCGAGGCCGGCATTCAGCTGCGCGTGCTCGGCAACCTCTGGTCGTTCTGGGACGAGGTCACCGCGAGCACGCTCGACTTCAGTGGGATTCGGCTGCGGAACGCTCAGCCGAGGCCAGCAGCGCGGTGA
- a CDS encoding NADPH-dependent FMN reductase, which yields MTKIGIILGSTRPGRNGEAVAKWVYDVAAKRSDAEFELVDLLDYNLPHLDEAIPPSMGQYSQPHTIEWAKKIASFDGFIFVTPEYNHSTSGALKNAIDFLFAEWNNKAVGFVGYGSVGGARAVEHLRLIAGELMLADVRAQVLLSLATDFENYSTFLPSERQEQALTAVLDQTVTWSKALETVRQAA from the coding sequence ATGACCAAGATCGGAATCATCCTCGGCAGCACCCGCCCGGGCCGTAACGGCGAGGCCGTGGCCAAGTGGGTCTACGACGTCGCCGCCAAGCGCTCCGACGCCGAGTTCGAGCTGGTCGACCTCCTCGACTACAACCTGCCCCACCTCGACGAGGCGATCCCGCCGTCGATGGGTCAGTACAGCCAGCCGCACACCATCGAGTGGGCCAAGAAGATCGCCTCGTTCGACGGCTTCATCTTCGTCACCCCGGAGTACAACCACTCCACCTCGGGCGCCCTGAAGAACGCGATCGACTTCCTCTTCGCGGAGTGGAACAACAAGGCCGTCGGCTTCGTCGGCTACGGCTCGGTCGGTGGCGCCCGTGCCGTCGAGCACCTGCGCCTGATCGCCGGCGAGCTCATGCTGGCCGACGTGCGCGCCCAGGTTCTGCTGTCGCTCGCGACCGACTTCGAGAACTACAGCACCTTCCTGCCGAGCGAGCGTCAGGAGCAGGCCCTCACCGCCGTTCTCGACCAGACGGTGACGTGGAGCAAGGCGCTCGAGACGGTTCGCCAGGCCGCCTGA
- a CDS encoding (deoxy)nucleoside triphosphate pyrophosphohydrolase: MPPKQHVKTPTSRRVIVAAVIIVDGRVLACERSAPPEVAGRWEFPGGKVEPGESDQVALARECVEELGVRVEVGDRVGPDVPLAHGRAVLRVFAVRLLDGDMPRALEHTSMRWLAKDELDSVHWLPADKPIVAELPALLT, encoded by the coding sequence ATGCCGCCGAAACAGCACGTCAAGACGCCGACGTCACGCAGAGTCATCGTGGCTGCGGTGATCATCGTCGATGGTCGGGTTTTGGCTTGCGAACGCTCGGCCCCGCCCGAGGTGGCCGGCCGCTGGGAGTTTCCGGGCGGAAAGGTCGAACCGGGCGAGAGCGATCAAGTGGCGCTGGCCCGCGAATGCGTCGAGGAACTGGGTGTCCGCGTCGAGGTGGGCGACCGGGTCGGCCCCGACGTGCCGCTGGCGCACGGCCGGGCCGTGCTGCGCGTCTTCGCCGTACGGCTGCTGGACGGCGACATGCCGCGGGCGCTGGAACACACGTCCATGCGCTGGCTCGCCAAGGACGAGCTGGACAGCGTGCACTGGCTGCCCGCGGACAAGCCGATCGTCGCCGAACTACCCGCCCTGCTGACCTGA
- a CDS encoding nucleotidyltransferase domain-containing protein has protein sequence MSLSDARLAGIAAEVARVPGIVGVVLGGSRARGTHTPESDTDLGLYYRQPLDLDQLGRVARALAGDSAQVTGPGGWGPWVDGGGWLQVDGAALDFIYRDLDRVRGVIADAEQGRYAFHQQAGHPLGFADHAYAGELALGKILSDPAGELTRLRADLQTFPPALSQALVAGLWEADFLVALARKGISRADTAYVAGCLFRMVGVCTHALHGAAGRWLINEKGAVAATAQLPGAPERFAERVDQAFAALEGDPLKVRLAVDIAADLVLDTADACTMMVR, from the coding sequence ATGAGCCTGAGCGATGCCCGCCTGGCCGGGATCGCCGCCGAGGTGGCGCGCGTGCCCGGCATCGTCGGCGTGGTGCTGGGCGGCAGCCGGGCCCGCGGCACGCACACCCCCGAGTCCGACACCGACCTGGGCCTCTACTACCGCCAGCCGCTCGACCTCGACCAGCTGGGCCGGGTCGCGCGGGCCCTGGCCGGGGACTCGGCGCAGGTCACCGGGCCCGGCGGGTGGGGGCCGTGGGTCGACGGGGGCGGGTGGCTGCAGGTCGACGGGGCCGCACTCGACTTCATTTATCGAGACCTCGACCGCGTACGCGGGGTGATCGCCGACGCCGAGCAGGGCCGCTACGCGTTCCACCAGCAGGCCGGCCATCCGCTCGGGTTCGCCGATCACGCGTACGCGGGGGAACTGGCCCTCGGCAAGATCCTGAGCGACCCGGCCGGCGAGCTGACCCGGCTGCGCGCCGACCTGCAGACGTTTCCGCCCGCGCTGTCGCAGGCCCTGGTGGCCGGGTTGTGGGAGGCCGACTTCCTGGTGGCGCTGGCCCGCAAGGGCATCAGCCGGGCCGACACCGCCTACGTCGCCGGATGCCTGTTCCGGATGGTCGGCGTGTGCACGCACGCCCTGCACGGCGCGGCCGGCCGCTGGCTGATCAACGAGAAGGGCGCCGTGGCCGCGACGGCGCAGCTGCCCGGGGCGCCGGAGCGGTTCGCCGAGCGGGTCGACCAGGCCTTCGCAGCGCTCGAAGGCGACCCGCTCAAGGTGCGGCTGGCCGTCGACATCGCGGCCGATCTCGTGCTGGACACCGCCGACGCATGCACCATGATGGTGCGGTGA
- a CDS encoding TetR/AcrR family transcriptional regulator: MTGQQRVDGRTARSERTRNAIVDAHLQLIGEGDLRPTADRIAKTAGVSLRALWSHFADMEALFTASGKRVLEVRDAAHRPISPGLPLPDRIDAYCRQRARLLEQIGPTAKAAAIKEPFSETLRRYRRMHVKRVRDELTELFAEQVKDNEELLDALTAVSMWPTWSTWRENMDLSVTAARARLNRTITALLASAERSAAESH; encoded by the coding sequence GTGACTGGACAGCAGCGCGTCGACGGGCGCACGGCCCGATCCGAACGCACCCGCAACGCCATCGTCGACGCCCACCTGCAGCTGATCGGCGAAGGCGACCTGCGACCGACAGCCGACCGCATCGCCAAGACGGCCGGCGTCTCGCTGCGGGCGCTGTGGAGCCACTTCGCCGACATGGAGGCGTTGTTCACGGCCAGCGGCAAACGGGTGCTCGAGGTGCGCGACGCCGCCCACCGGCCGATCTCACCCGGCCTGCCCCTGCCCGACCGCATCGACGCCTACTGCCGGCAACGGGCCCGCCTGCTCGAACAGATCGGCCCCACGGCGAAGGCGGCCGCCATCAAGGAACCGTTCTCCGAGACACTGCGCCGCTACCGCCGCATGCACGTCAAACGCGTCCGCGACGAACTCACGGAACTCTTCGCCGAGCAGGTGAAAGACAACGAAGAACTGCTCGACGCGCTGACCGCGGTCAGCATGTGGCCGACATGGTCGACGTGGCGCGAGAACATGGACCTGTCGGTCACCGCGGCCCGGGCCCGCCTCAACCGCACGATCACCGCGCTGCTGGCCTCGGCTGAGCGTTCCGCAGCCGAATCCCACTGA
- a CDS encoding SAM-dependent methyltransferase, with amino-acid sequence MNDFDALLAEAAAVPLDGWDFAWFEGRATEQRPSWGYAGLVAERLTHAARALDVQTGGGEVYAYAINKAHATGTLVATEAWMPVTARTRVPHVVATDGLPFRDGAFDLVVSRHPVNTRWAETARILSPRGVFLSQQIGAGSNRELSEAMLGPLPPPDRQHPEQIRAAAEAAGLEVVRLEAERLRLEFYDVAAVAHFLRKVVWTVPGFTIGKYRDRLRAVHEQITVKGMFVSHATRVLIEARA; translated from the coding sequence GTGAACGACTTCGACGCCTTGCTCGCCGAGGCCGCGGCCGTGCCGCTCGACGGCTGGGACTTCGCCTGGTTCGAAGGCCGGGCCACCGAGCAGCGACCCTCCTGGGGGTACGCCGGCCTGGTCGCCGAGCGGCTCACCCACGCCGCCCGGGCCCTGGACGTGCAGACCGGCGGGGGCGAGGTCTACGCGTACGCGATCAACAAGGCGCATGCCACCGGGACGCTGGTCGCCACCGAGGCCTGGATGCCGGTGACCGCGCGCACGCGGGTGCCCCACGTGGTGGCGACGGACGGGCTGCCGTTCCGCGACGGCGCGTTCGACCTGGTCGTCAGCCGCCACCCGGTAAACACCCGGTGGGCCGAGACGGCGCGCATCCTCTCCCCGCGCGGGGTCTTCCTGTCGCAGCAGATCGGCGCGGGCAGCAACCGTGAGCTCTCGGAGGCGATGCTGGGCCCGCTGCCACCGCCCGACCGGCAGCATCCCGAGCAGATCCGGGCCGCCGCCGAGGCCGCCGGGCTCGAGGTCGTGCGCCTGGAGGCCGAACGGCTGCGGCTGGAGTTCTACGACGTCGCCGCGGTCGCACATTTCCTGCGCAAGGTCGTCTGGACGGTGCCCGGTTTCACCATCGGGAAATACCGGGACCGGTTGCGGGCCGTGCACGAGCAGATCACCGTGAAGGGCATGTTCGTCTCGCACGCCACCCGGGTTCTGATCGAGGCCCGCGCATGA
- a CDS encoding MarR family winged helix-turn-helix transcriptional regulator, whose product MSATSPDPGLPPGLNALSESEEAVMRAFGRILLVLPRAMNADLEAEQRMSLSEYSVLRHLSESPHRRMRMSELAQACDMSLSGMTRLAAKLETLGFVKRVKCDEDARGWNAVLTDKGLARLREAWPAHLSSVRRHIFDHLGDLDLDALAKTLNKIAGDA is encoded by the coding sequence ATGTCCGCCACATCACCCGATCCGGGACTGCCGCCGGGTCTCAACGCGCTCTCGGAGAGCGAAGAGGCGGTCATGCGGGCCTTCGGACGCATCCTGCTCGTCCTCCCGCGCGCGATGAACGCCGACCTCGAAGCCGAACAGCGCATGTCGCTCAGCGAATACAGCGTGCTGCGACACCTCTCAGAGTCGCCGCACCGCCGCATGCGGATGAGCGAATTGGCCCAGGCGTGCGACATGTCACTCAGCGGCATGACCCGGCTGGCCGCCAAACTGGAGACGCTCGGCTTCGTCAAACGCGTCAAATGCGACGAGGACGCCCGCGGCTGGAACGCCGTGCTGACCGACAAGGGGCTGGCCCGCCTGCGGGAGGCCTGGCCGGCTCACCTGAGCAGCGTGCGCCGGCACATCTTCGACCACCTGGGCGATCTAGACCTCGACGCGCTGGCCAAGACGCTCAACAAAATCGCCGGAGATGCCTAG
- a CDS encoding G5 domain-containing protein has product MPRKSWWARLPFGVRMTAGTSALLLAIGGGVAGFAVLSEDGPAAPRIVTSVGQAAGTGTGTAAAQSDPGLVTAEPGSVPMPPPAALAVDPPPVAAGHAAGGAAGVPRVSDKADRTATRAPKAEPGTPRQAPAKPIAPPAVQKPPAATNSNSGTAAAPSQAQITTRTEFETREVPFQTRFVRDPSLPRGVRKVQAAGVAGEETLRYLVTLTDGRETDRKLMDTTVTRQPQHRVIAFGSRRDFDRPFDDDRCDERRIYLCVPLGRKACPEKSTPALDGSVSVLDQDITLLSGDTAGGLPQMNCTPKEPVADSPE; this is encoded by the coding sequence ATGCCACGAAAGTCTTGGTGGGCCCGGCTGCCGTTCGGCGTACGCATGACGGCCGGCACGAGTGCGCTGCTCCTCGCGATCGGCGGCGGGGTCGCCGGGTTCGCCGTGCTGTCCGAGGACGGCCCCGCCGCGCCCCGGATCGTGACCTCGGTGGGCCAGGCCGCGGGCACCGGCACCGGGACGGCCGCCGCCCAGTCCGACCCGGGCCTCGTCACCGCCGAGCCCGGCAGTGTGCCCATGCCCCCGCCGGCGGCGCTCGCCGTCGACCCCCCGCCCGTCGCGGCCGGGCACGCGGCTGGAGGCGCCGCCGGCGTCCCGCGCGTCTCCGACAAGGCCGACCGTACGGCCACCCGCGCGCCGAAGGCGGAGCCCGGCACTCCGCGGCAGGCCCCGGCCAAGCCGATCGCGCCACCGGCCGTACAGAAGCCGCCCGCTGCCACGAACTCGAACTCGGGCACCGCCGCGGCCCCGTCGCAAGCGCAGATCACGACGCGCACCGAGTTCGAGACGCGCGAGGTCCCGTTCCAGACCCGGTTCGTCCGCGACCCCTCCCTGCCTCGGGGGGTTCGAAAGGTGCAGGCGGCGGGCGTGGCCGGGGAGGAGACGCTGCGCTACCTGGTGACGCTGACCGACGGCCGGGAGACCGACCGCAAGCTCATGGACACCACCGTCACCCGGCAGCCGCAGCACCGCGTGATCGCATTCGGCTCCCGGCGCGACTTCGACCGTCCGTTCGACGACGACCGCTGCGACGAGAGGCGCATTTACCTCTGCGTGCCGCTCGGGCGTAAAGCCTGCCCGGAGAAGAGCACACCGGCCCTGGACGGCTCGGTCAGCGTGCTCGACCAGGACATCACGCTGCTCAGCGGCGACACCGCGGGCGGGCTGCCGCAAATGAATTGCACACCGAAGGAGCCGGTCGCAGACTCACCCGAGTGA
- a CDS encoding GNAT family N-acetyltransferase, whose amino-acid sequence MTTIEERPWDDPAGADLRRAQQAELDLRYGSGNHEPGPLPSAADIDVFLVAVTADGQPLGCGALRRLSEDSAEIKRMYVTPPARGTGVSTAILRALEAAALTRGWTTMRLETGPGQPDAIRFYEREGYKQIPLYGHYIGSTISVCYERTL is encoded by the coding sequence ATGACCACCATCGAGGAACGCCCGTGGGACGACCCGGCAGGGGCCGACCTGCGCCGGGCCCAGCAGGCCGAACTGGACCTGCGCTACGGCTCCGGCAACCACGAACCCGGCCCGCTCCCGTCAGCCGCCGACATCGACGTCTTCCTGGTCGCCGTCACCGCCGACGGCCAGCCCCTCGGCTGCGGCGCCCTGCGCCGGCTGTCGGAGGACAGCGCCGAGATCAAACGCATGTACGTCACCCCGCCGGCCCGCGGCACCGGCGTGTCCACCGCCATCCTGCGCGCCCTGGAAGCCGCCGCCCTGACCCGAGGCTGGACCACGATGCGCCTGGAAACCGGCCCCGGCCAGCCCGATGCGATCCGCTTCTACGAACGCGAGGGCTACAAGCAGATCCCCCTCTACGGCCACTACATCGGCTCAACCATCTCCGTCTGCTACGAACGGACGCTCTAA
- a CDS encoding PH domain-containing protein — translation MSEVIYDNKGQLQQIESGLLDGEQIIAVYDAVGVGTGFIGLTNRRVIIQDKSFVGKRVALTSIPYSKVSSVSVVSNKSWAGQFFSTGTIALTVGTHVYEVEFRGSEKTHHVHNVILHYAS, via the coding sequence ATGAGCGAAGTCATCTACGACAACAAGGGCCAGCTCCAGCAGATCGAGAGCGGCCTGCTCGACGGCGAACAGATCATCGCCGTGTACGACGCGGTGGGGGTCGGCACGGGCTTCATCGGGCTGACCAACCGGCGCGTGATCATCCAGGACAAGTCGTTCGTCGGCAAGCGCGTCGCGCTCACCAGCATCCCGTACTCCAAGGTGAGCAGCGTCAGCGTCGTCAGCAACAAGAGCTGGGCCGGTCAGTTCTTCTCCACCGGCACGATCGCCCTCACTGTCGGCACGCACGTCTACGAGGTCGAGTTCCGCGGCTCCGAGAAGACCCACCACGTGCACAACGTGATCCTGCACTACGCCAGTTAG
- a CDS encoding Type 1 glutamine amidotransferase-like domain-containing protein, whose translation MTADEPTILATSAFFEVGRFGHNDWRPGKIHRLAAELANATERPRICVLTQAGGDPEEVIGAHYRAFAGTEFVASHLQLFPMPNVADIRAHLLAQDIIWVHGGSVANLCAVWRVHGVDEILHEAWQSGVVLSGVSAGSICWHQGGSTDSFGPDLRGFTGGLGWLPYSNGVHYDAEEQRRPKMHELIGDGTLGDGYATDDGAGLVYRGTTLAEVVADRPGSRGYSLVRAADGSVTESPLPTRVL comes from the coding sequence GTGACTGCCGACGAGCCCACGATCCTGGCCACCAGCGCGTTCTTCGAGGTCGGCCGGTTCGGCCACAACGACTGGCGGCCCGGCAAGATCCATCGGCTGGCCGCGGAGCTCGCGAACGCGACGGAGCGGCCCCGCATCTGCGTGCTGACGCAGGCCGGCGGCGACCCCGAGGAGGTCATCGGCGCGCACTACCGCGCGTTCGCGGGCACCGAGTTCGTGGCGTCGCATCTGCAGCTGTTCCCGATGCCCAACGTCGCCGACATCCGTGCCCACCTGCTCGCGCAGGACATCATCTGGGTGCACGGGGGCAGCGTGGCCAACTTGTGCGCGGTGTGGCGGGTGCACGGCGTCGACGAGATCCTGCACGAGGCCTGGCAGTCGGGCGTGGTGCTGAGCGGCGTCTCGGCCGGCTCGATCTGCTGGCATCAGGGCGGCAGCACCGACAGCTTCGGGCCCGACCTGCGCGGCTTCACCGGCGGGCTGGGCTGGCTGCCCTACTCCAACGGCGTGCACTACGACGCCGAGGAGCAGCGGCGGCCCAAAATGCACGAGCTGATCGGCGACGGCACGCTCGGCGACGGCTACGCCACCGACGACGGCGCCGGGCTGGTCTATCGCGGCACCACGCTGGCCGAGGTGGTGGCCGACCGGCCCGGCTCGCGGGGTTACTCGCTCGTGCGTGCGGCCGACGGTTCGGTGACCGAGTCGCCGCTGCCCACGCGGGTGCTCTAA